In a genomic window of Erigeron canadensis isolate Cc75 chromosome 5, C_canadensis_v1, whole genome shotgun sequence:
- the LOC122601176 gene encoding DNA-directed RNA polymerase IV subunit 7-like isoform X1, whose amino-acid sequence MQKETMFREVECLSHVVIHSKDLNTKGVCPTSSVVTNLLKQLTNLKAYEEFGYVLGVTKLKAIGNARKIGSTKYMFLVAFNCRTLLPMKGEVMIGIVHSISRYGVFLKSGPMKIVYLSIRKMPNYSYVDEGKPMFLCNDMSRIEKGVVVRFVVLATRWSQRTRDHNVLASIDGDSLGPVATAGLDGFDL is encoded by the coding sequence ATGCAGAAAGAAACAATGTTTCGTGAAGTGGAATGTCTGTCCCACGTAGTAATTCACTCAAAAGATCTGAACACTAAAGGAGTTTGTCCCACAAGCTCAGTAGTGACCAACCTTCTAAAGCAGTTAACAAATTTGAAAGCCTATGAGGAATTTGGTTATGTTCTTGGAGTAACCAAATTGAAAGCCATTGGCAATGCAAGAAAGATTGGTTCCACAAAATACATGTTTTTAGTAGCCTTTAACTGCCGCACCCTCTTGCCTATGAAGGGTGAAGTTATGATTGGCATTGTGCACTCGATAAGCAGATATGGGGTTTTCTTGAAATCAGGTCCAATGAAGATTGTTTATTTATCAATCCGAAAGATGCCAAATTACTCCTATGTTGACGAGGGAAAACCGATGTTTCTGTGCAATGATATGTCAAGGATTGAGAAGGGTGTGGTGGTACGATTCGTGGTTCTTGCTACTAGATGGAGCCAGAGGACCCGTGACCATAATGTTCTGGCTAGTATTGACGGTGATTCACTTGGCCCAGTTGCTACAGCTGGATTGGATGGATTTGATTTGTAG
- the LOC122601176 gene encoding DNA-directed RNA polymerase IV subunit 7-like isoform X2, with translation MFREVECLSHVVIHSKDLNTKGVCPTSSVVTNLLKQLTNLKAYEEFGYVLGVTKLKAIGNARKIGSTKYMFLVAFNCRTLLPMKGEVMIGIVHSISRYGVFLKSGPMKIVYLSIRKMPNYSYVDEGKPMFLCNDMSRIEKGVVVRFVVLATRWSQRTRDHNVLASIDGDSLGPVATAGLDGFDL, from the coding sequence ATGTTTCGTGAAGTGGAATGTCTGTCCCACGTAGTAATTCACTCAAAAGATCTGAACACTAAAGGAGTTTGTCCCACAAGCTCAGTAGTGACCAACCTTCTAAAGCAGTTAACAAATTTGAAAGCCTATGAGGAATTTGGTTATGTTCTTGGAGTAACCAAATTGAAAGCCATTGGCAATGCAAGAAAGATTGGTTCCACAAAATACATGTTTTTAGTAGCCTTTAACTGCCGCACCCTCTTGCCTATGAAGGGTGAAGTTATGATTGGCATTGTGCACTCGATAAGCAGATATGGGGTTTTCTTGAAATCAGGTCCAATGAAGATTGTTTATTTATCAATCCGAAAGATGCCAAATTACTCCTATGTTGACGAGGGAAAACCGATGTTTCTGTGCAATGATATGTCAAGGATTGAGAAGGGTGTGGTGGTACGATTCGTGGTTCTTGCTACTAGATGGAGCCAGAGGACCCGTGACCATAATGTTCTGGCTAGTATTGACGGTGATTCACTTGGCCCAGTTGCTACAGCTGGATTGGATGGATTTGATTTGTAG
- the LOC122600551 gene encoding receptor protein-tyrosine kinase CEPR1-like, translating to MNSYYTIFQKLITLSLTLLIISISPSSQQQISTVDLNALQQLTYTLTDLKKSNGFFSSWDFTSPENICTSFAGVTCSVVNGETRVTSLFLGTGLSDSPGLAGTISDTAIYQLTELTQFILYPGIVTGFIPESIGFRLPNLRVLSLTNNRLTGSIPESITELKKLHTLDLSHNRLTGVIPAILTSSLLELRVLVLSFNNLAGEIPEFSDESRLIHLDLRSNLLSGTLPETTPFTLRYLSLSSNGLWGPIENLIKSSSYLVYLDLSMNKFSGPIPDSLFRCSFLSSMYLQRNNFSGELRLSSPLPAVFLGPGSTVDLSHNFLSGEIPEFLSGVETLFLNNNRFAGKVPESYVGNVIAGKMRTLYLQHNYLAGFPMKESVVPDGVALCLSYNCMVPPAVGLTACPASAGGPVSRPVRQCSVFSNG from the coding sequence ATGAACTCTTATTACACCATTTTCCAAAAACTCATTACACTCTCACTCACATTATTGATCATCTCAATCTCTCCATCATCTCAACAACAGATCTCAACCGTTGATCTCAATGCACTTCAACAACTCACATACACACTAACCGACTTAAAAAAATCCAACGGTTTTTTCTCCTCATGGGACTTCACCTCACCGGAAAACATCTGCACCTCATTCGCCGGCGTCACCTGCTCCGTCGTCAACGGGGAGACACGTGTCACTTCCCTCTTCCTCGGCACTGGACTTTCCGACTCACCAGGTCTCGCCGGCACCATATCCGACACAGCTATTTACCAGCTCACCGAGTTAACTCAGTTCATCCTCTATCCAGGAATCGTCACCGGATTCATTCCGGAGAGTATCGGTTTCCGGTTGCCAAACCTCCGTGTGTTATCTCTAACTAACAACCGTCTCACCGGAAGTATCCCGGAGTCAATAACCGAGCTCAAAAAGCTTCATACACTGGATCTAAGTCATAACAGACTCACCGGTGTGATTCCGGCGATCCTGACGTCATCGTTACTGGAGCTGAGAGTGCTAGTGTTGTCATTCAATAACCTCGCCGGAGAAATACCGGAATTCTCGGATGAATCACGGCTCATTCATTTGGATTTAAGAAGTAATTTGTTATCGGGAACATTACCTGAAACGACGCCGTTTACGCTCCGTTATTTGTCGTTATCGAGTAACGGTCTGTGGGGCCCAAtagaaaatttaataaaatcatcatcatatttAGTGTATCTTGATTTAAGCATGAACAAATTTAGTGGGCCCATTCCTGACTCTTTATTCCGTTGTTCATTTCTTTCATCAATGTATCTTCAACGGAATAATTTCTCCGGCGAGCTCCGTTTATCATCACCTTTGCCGGCGGTTTTTCTCGGTCCAGGATCGACGGTCGATCTCAGTCATAATTTTCTCTCTGGCGAGATCCCGGAGTTTTTATCAGGTGTTGAGACATTGTTTCTGAATAATAACCGGTTTGCCGGGAAAGTGCCGGAGAGTTACGTCGGAAATGTGATTGCCGGAAAGATGAGGACATTGTATCTGCAGCATAATTATCTAGCGGGGTTTCCGATGAAGGAAAGTGTGGTGCCGGATGGAGTGGCGTTGTGCTTAAGTTATAATTGTATGGTCCCACCGGCGGTGGGGCTAACGGCGTGCCCGGCGAGTGCAGGTGGTCCGGTTTCTAGACCGGTTAGACAGTGCTCTGTGTTTAGTAATGGGTAG
- the LOC122600373 gene encoding DNA-directed RNA polymerase V subunit 7, producing MFLKVKLNWNVVIPAENLDIKGLMLQKAILIRLLDDFAAKRATRDYGYLLAVTTLDKIGEGKVREHSGDVLFPVHFTCLSFKVFRGEVVEGVVHKILKHGVFLRCGPIENLYLSNQKMTDYHYQHADSACFLNIKTGSRIEKDATLRCVIIGVKYMEAQKEFQAVVGLEGDHLGPI from the coding sequence ATGTTTCTCAAGGTGAAATTGAACTGGAATGTGGTAATACCGGCTGAGAATCTTGACATCAAGGGATTGATGTTACAGAAAGCAATATTGATTCGTCTGTTGGATGATTTCGCAGCCAAGAGAGCAACGAGAGATTATGGATACCTTTTAGCTGTCACCACTTTGGACAAAATTGGTGAAGGTAAAGTAAGAGAACACTCGGGCGATGTGTTGTTCCCAGTCCACTTCACTTGCTTGAGCTTCAAGGTGTTTAGAGGAGAAGTTGTAGAAGGGGTTGTCCATAAGATCCTTAAACATGGTGTGTTTTTGAGGTGTGGCCCCATTGAGAATCTTTACTTGTCGAACCAGAAGATGACTGATTATCATTATCAGCATGCTGATAGTGCATGCTTTCTGAATATAAAGACGGGATCGAGGATCGAGAAGGATGCGACTTTGAGGTGTGTTATTATTGGTGTTAAATACATGGAGGCTCAGAAGGAGTTTCAGGCTGTGGTAGGGTTGGAGGGAGATCATTTGGGGCCAATTTAG
- the LOC122600361 gene encoding PRA1 family protein D-like gives MSSPQSTTGATNTYTTSAEIRHSIRPWLSDFLTNFTLPLSISSLSNRFTSNIYTYRGNYAIITIIIFILTLIFRPFTAVMFLFIISSWVYLLIARDEPLVLFDFEIGDRLVLIGLSVVTIVAVAVSGVWWKLFVSGLISGLVVSLHAILKTTDDDGDSPYGALLSSVDEDGPGSYVPV, from the coding sequence ATGTCATCACCACAATCCACCACCGGAGCCACCAACACCTACACAACCTCCGCCGAAATCCGCCACTCAATCCGCCCATGGCTGTCCGACTTCCTAACCAATTTCACTCTCCCTCTTTCCATCTCTTCCCTCTCTAACCGTTTCACCAGTAACATCTACACTTACCGCGGTAATTACGCCATAATCACCATCATAATCTTCATCCTAACCCTAATTTTCCGTCCATTCACCGCCGTCATGttcctcttcatcatctccAGCTGGGTCTACCTCCTGATCGCCCGCGATGAGCCGTTGGTTTTATTTGACTTTGAGATTGGTGATCGGTTGGTTCTGATTGGTTTGAGCGTTGTCACGATTGTCGCGGTCGCCGTTTCGGGCGTTTGGTGGAAGTTGTTCGTTTCGGGTTTGATTTCGGGGCTGGTGGTTAGTTTGCATGCCATATTGAAGACTacagatgatgatggtgattcGCCCTATGGTGCTTTGCTTTCGAGTGTCGATGAAGATGGACCTGGTTCGTACGTGCcggtttga
- the LOC122600095 gene encoding 3-dehydroquinate synthase, chloroplastic, protein MAAAATATTTATASYSTLSPKHNLSLSINHLNKNNVVLPENPIRIRPLSVSSSRPSKLPMKVSATSAATPVIEGSKSSSDDAASSPTIVDVNLGDRSYPIYIGSGLLNQPDLLQRHIHGKRVLVVTNTTVAPLYLDKVVSALTDGNPNIKVESVILPDGEKYKDMDTLMKVFDKAIESRLDRRCTFVALGGGVIGDMCGYAAASFLRGVNFIQIPTTVMAQVDSSVGGKTGINHRLGKNLIGAFYQPQCVLIDTDTLNTLPDRELASGLAEVIKYGLIRDAPFFEWQEKNMHALMSRDPDAFAYAIKRSCENKAEVVSQDEKESGLRATLNLGHTFGHAIETSYGYGHWLHGEAVAAGTVMAVDMSYRLGWIDESIVERTSNILKQAKLPITPPEMMTVDMFKSVMAVDKKVADGLLRLILLKGPLGSCVFTGDYDRKALDETLHAFCKS, encoded by the exons ATGGCGGCTGCTGCGACGGCGACCACAACGGCAACGGCGTCGTATTCAACTCTATCTCCCAAACACAACCTATCTCTATCCATAAACCATCTCAACAAGAACAACGTTGTTCTACCTGAAAACCCTATCCGAATTCGTCCTCTTTCGGTTTCTTCTTCCCGTCCGTCGAAACTTCCGATGAAAGTCTCCGCTACTTCCGCTGCCACTCCGGTAATCGAAGGTAGCAAGTCAAGTTCCGACGATGCAGCTTCTTCTCCGACAATAGTTGATGTTAATTTAGGTGATCGGAGTTATCCTATTTATATCGGATCCGGTTTACTTAATCAACCTGATCTTCTTCAAAG GCATATTCATGGGAAGAGAGTTCTTGTGGTCACCAACACCACAGTTGCGCCTCTATACTTGGATAAAGTAGTAAGTGCTTTGACAGATGGGAACCCTAATATCAAAGTAGAAAGTGTAATTCTACCTGATGGCGAGAAGTACAAGGACATG GACACTCTGATGAAAGTTTTTGACAAAGCCATCGAGTCTAGATTGGACAGACGCTGTACGTTTGTTGCTCTTGGTGGTGGTGTCATTGGTGACATGTGTGGATATGCAGCAGCTTCTTTCCTCCGTGGAGTCAATTTCATTCAAATTCCCACAACTGTTATGGCACAG GTGGATTCTTCTGTTGGGGGCAAAACTGGGATTAACCACCGTTTGGGGAAAAACTTGATTGGTGCATTCTATCAGCCTCAGTGTGTGCTCATAGACACTGACACGTTAAACACTTTGCCTGATAGAGAATTAGCATCCGGGCTTGCAGAGGTCATTAAGTATGGACTTATTAGAGATGCTCCATTCTTTGAGTGGCAAGAAAAGAACATGCATGCATTAATGTCCAG GGACCCAGATGCTTTTGCATACGCTATTAAGCGTTCATGTGAAAACAAGGCTGAAGTCGTATCTCAAGATGAGAAGGAAAGTGGACTAAGGGCTACACTAAACCTGGGTCATACATTTGGTCAT GCTATAGAAACCAGCTACGGCTATGGGCATTGGCTTCATGGAGAAGCAGTTGCAGCTGGCACG GTGATGGCTGTTGATATGTCATATCGTCTTGGTTGGATTGACGAATCCATTGTGGAACGAACAAGTAACATTTTAAAACAAGCTAAGCTGCCTATTACTCCTCCCGAGATGATGACTGTAGACATGTTTAAGTCTGTCATGGCG GTTGATAAAAAGGTGGCCGATGGATTACTTAGACTCATACTTTTAAAAGGTCCGCTTGGAAGCTGTGTTTTCACAGGTGATTATGACAGAAAAGCCCTTGATGAAACCCTTCATGCATTTTGCAAGTCCTAA